A single genomic interval of Streptomyces sp. NBC_01296 harbors:
- a CDS encoding DUF4097 family beta strand repeat-containing protein, producing the protein MQKFDTPAPISTVLDIPSGHIRFIAADRDNTTVEILPANASKSRDVKAAEEITVTYTDGVLRIEAAPAKNRILGSSGSVEVTVQLPAGSRVEAKAASAELRGVGRLGDVSFEGAQATVKIDEAASARLTLMSGDVSLGRLGGDAQISTKKGDLQIAEAMRGTVTLRTEAGEITVVAARGVSAALDAGTTYGRINNSLQNTGGTPDLNIHASTSYGNITARSL; encoded by the coding sequence ATGCAGAAGTTCGACACCCCCGCCCCGATCTCCACCGTCCTCGACATCCCCTCCGGACACATCCGGTTCATCGCCGCCGACCGGGACAACACCACCGTCGAGATCCTGCCCGCCAACGCCTCCAAGAGCCGTGACGTGAAGGCCGCCGAGGAGATCACCGTCACCTACACCGACGGCGTCCTGCGCATCGAGGCCGCACCGGCCAAGAACCGGATCCTCGGCTCGTCCGGGTCGGTGGAGGTGACGGTCCAGCTGCCCGCCGGCTCGCGTGTCGAGGCGAAGGCTGCCAGCGCCGAACTCCGCGGCGTCGGACGCCTCGGCGACGTCTCCTTCGAGGGCGCGCAGGCCACGGTCAAGATCGACGAGGCCGCGAGCGCCCGTCTGACCCTGATGTCGGGTGATGTCTCGCTCGGCCGTCTGGGCGGGGACGCGCAGATCAGCACCAAGAAGGGCGACCTCCAGATCGCCGAGGCCATGCGCGGCACGGTCACGCTGCGCACCGAGGCCGGCGAGATCACGGTCGTTGCCGCCCGCGGAGTCTCCGCCGCTCTGGACGCCGGCACCACCTACGGCCGGATCAACAACTCGCTCCAGAACACCGGCGGCACCCCGGACCTGAACATCCACGCCAGCACCTCTTACGGCAACATCACCGCCCGCAGCCTCTAA
- a CDS encoding ATP-binding cassette domain-containing protein: protein MTNLAIAANELRKSYGDKSVLDGIDLNVPEGTIFSLLGPNGAGKTTAVKILSTLITPDAGEIRVGGHDLAADPQAVRAAIGVTGQFSAVDGLITGEENMLLMADLHHLSKSEGRRVAAELLERFDLVEAAKKPAASYSGGMKRRLDIAMTLVGNPRIIFLDEPTTGLDPRSRHNMWQIIRELVTGGVTVFLTTQYLEEADQLADRIAVLNNGKIAAEGTAEELKRLIPGGHVKLRFSDPAAYQAAAAVLGEVARDDEALALQIPSDGSQRDLRSVLDRLDAAGIEADELTVHTPDLDDVFFALTGATVPSQTTEAKEAVR from the coding sequence ATGACCAACCTGGCCATCGCGGCGAACGAGCTGCGCAAGTCCTACGGCGACAAGAGCGTGCTGGACGGCATCGACCTGAACGTTCCGGAGGGGACGATCTTCTCCCTCCTCGGGCCGAACGGCGCCGGGAAGACCACCGCCGTCAAGATCCTCTCGACTCTGATCACCCCGGACGCCGGTGAGATCCGCGTCGGCGGCCACGACCTGGCCGCCGATCCGCAGGCCGTGCGTGCCGCGATCGGTGTCACCGGGCAGTTCTCCGCCGTCGACGGCCTGATCACCGGCGAGGAGAACATGCTCCTCATGGCCGACCTCCACCACCTCTCCAAGAGCGAGGGGCGGCGGGTCGCCGCCGAACTGCTCGAGCGCTTCGACCTGGTGGAGGCCGCCAAGAAGCCCGCAGCCAGCTACTCCGGCGGCATGAAGCGGCGCCTCGACATCGCCATGACCCTGGTCGGCAACCCGCGCATCATCTTCCTCGACGAACCCACCACCGGACTCGACCCGCGCTCCCGCCACAACATGTGGCAGATCATCCGCGAACTCGTCACCGGCGGCGTCACCGTCTTCCTCACCACCCAGTACCTCGAGGAGGCGGACCAGCTCGCCGACCGCATCGCCGTCCTCAACAACGGCAAGATCGCAGCCGAAGGCACCGCGGAAGAGCTCAAGCGGCTCATCCCCGGCGGACACGTGAAGCTGCGGTTCTCCGACCCGGCCGCCTACCAGGCCGCCGCCGCTGTGCTGGGCGAGGTCGCCCGTGATGACGAGGCGCTGGCGCTGCAGATCCCCAGCGACGGCAGCCAGCGCGACCTGCGCTCCGTCTTGGACCGGCTGGACGCCGCCGGCATCGAGGCGGACGAGCTCACCGTCCACACCCCCGACCTCGACGACGTGTTCTTCGCCCTCACCGGCGCCACCGTGCCCAGCCAGACCACCGAGGCCAAGGAGGCCGTCCGATGA
- a CDS encoding ABC transporter permease yields the protein MSSLSLALRDSSTMLRRNLLHARRYPSLTLNLLMTPVMLLLLFVYIFGGAMSGGIGGGGRDEYIAYIVPGILLMTIGSTVVGAAVSVSTDMSEGIIARFRTMAIHRSSVLIGHVVGSVLQSIASVVLVGLVGVAIGFRSTDASVLEWLAAFGLIALYALALTWIAVGMGMASPNAEAASNSAMPLILLPLISSAFTPIDSMPGWFQPIAEYQPFTPAIETLRGLLLGTEIGNNGWLALGWSVALIALGYRWSTAQFKRDPK from the coding sequence ATGAGCTCCCTCTCCCTCGCCCTGCGCGACTCGTCCACGATGCTGCGCCGCAACCTGCTGCACGCGCGCCGCTACCCCTCGCTGACGCTGAACCTGCTGATGACCCCGGTCATGCTGCTGCTGCTCTTCGTCTACATCTTCGGTGGCGCGATGAGCGGCGGCATCGGCGGCGGCGGTCGCGACGAGTACATCGCCTACATCGTGCCGGGCATCCTGCTGATGACCATCGGCAGCACCGTCGTCGGCGCCGCGGTGTCCGTCTCCACCGACATGTCCGAGGGCATCATCGCCCGCTTCCGGACGATGGCGATCCACCGCAGCTCCGTCCTCATCGGGCACGTCGTCGGCAGCGTCCTGCAGTCGATCGCCAGCGTGGTCCTCGTCGGCCTCGTCGGCGTGGCCATCGGCTTCCGCTCCACCGACGCCTCCGTCCTGGAGTGGCTGGCGGCCTTCGGCCTCATCGCCCTCTACGCCCTGGCGCTCACCTGGATCGCGGTCGGCATGGGCATGGCCAGCCCCAACGCCGAGGCGGCCAGCAACAGCGCCATGCCGCTGATCCTCCTGCCCCTCATCTCCAGCGCGTTCACGCCCATCGACTCGATGCCGGGCTGGTTCCAGCCCATCGCCGAGTACCAGCCCTTCACGCCGGCCATCGAGACCCTGCGCGGCCTGCTGCTCGGCACCGAGATCGGCAACAACGGCTGGCTCGCCCTCGGCTGGTCCGTCGCCCTCATCGCACTCGGTTACCGCTGGTCCACGGCGCAGTTCAAGCGCGACCCCAAGTAG
- a CDS encoding VOC family protein: MLTIRSVVLGVSDVPRAAAFWTEALGYLPRGEIEEDWVVLMPAAGAGVQLALGLSETPVQEHPRVHLDLYADDAAEQAAEVDRLVSLGAQRVEWDLYPQDPDFVVLADPDGNRFCVIDASRS, encoded by the coding sequence GTGCTGACGATCAGATCTGTGGTGCTGGGTGTCTCGGATGTGCCGCGTGCGGCCGCTTTCTGGACGGAGGCTCTGGGGTATCTGCCGCGCGGGGAGATCGAAGAGGACTGGGTCGTGTTGATGCCGGCAGCGGGGGCCGGGGTCCAACTGGCGCTCGGGCTGAGTGAGACACCGGTTCAGGAGCATCCGCGGGTCCACCTGGACCTGTACGCGGACGACGCCGCCGAGCAGGCCGCCGAGGTGGATCGGCTGGTGTCCTTGGGTGCTCAGCGGGTGGAGTGGGACCTGTACCCGCAGGACCCTGACTTCGTCGTGCTCGCCGACCCCGACGGCAACCGGTTCTGCGTCATCGACGCCAGCCGCAGCTGA